A window from Luteolibacter flavescens encodes these proteins:
- a CDS encoding GNAT family N-acetyltransferase — MPDHRFVIAEADGKTRGQIHRARHRVYALELGQHPPNAEERLTDALDAVNRYFAATCGDELAGFVSVTPPGEAGYSIDKYFRRDELPFEVGDDVFEIRLLTVMPGHRRSDLAGALMVAAFRWIEARGGRRVVAIGRREVKGMYLKSGLSDTGLTVQAGAVTYDLLHAGVGEIRAALNGMAGLVSRIETGMDWRMQVPLRKPATCFHGGAFFGAIGAGFTSLERRHDIINADVLDAWFSPAPAVTDALRDHLPWLMRTSPPTDCEGLVVAISTARGIPASCVLPGAGSSDLIFRAFPRWLDSWSHVLLLDPTYGE, encoded by the coding sequence ATGCCGGACCATCGATTCGTCATTGCCGAGGCCGACGGGAAGACCCGCGGGCAGATTCATCGGGCGAGGCACCGCGTGTATGCCCTCGAGCTGGGCCAGCACCCGCCGAATGCGGAGGAGCGGCTGACCGATGCGCTCGATGCGGTGAACCGCTACTTCGCCGCGACCTGCGGGGATGAGCTGGCGGGCTTCGTCAGCGTGACGCCGCCGGGCGAGGCGGGCTATTCCATCGACAAGTATTTCCGCCGGGATGAGCTGCCCTTCGAGGTGGGGGATGATGTCTTCGAGATCCGCCTGCTGACGGTGATGCCCGGTCACCGCCGGTCGGATCTCGCCGGGGCGCTGATGGTTGCGGCATTCCGCTGGATCGAGGCTCGCGGTGGCAGGCGCGTCGTGGCCATCGGCCGTCGTGAGGTGAAGGGTATGTATCTGAAATCTGGCCTGAGCGATACCGGTCTGACCGTGCAGGCGGGGGCGGTCACCTACGACCTGCTGCATGCCGGGGTGGGGGAGATCCGCGCGGCACTCAATGGGATGGCAGGCCTCGTCAGCCGGATCGAGACCGGCATGGACTGGCGCATGCAGGTGCCGCTGCGGAAGCCGGCGACGTGCTTTCATGGCGGGGCGTTCTTCGGAGCGATCGGCGCGGGCTTCACATCGTTGGAAAGGCGGCACGATATCATCAATGCGGACGTGCTCGACGCTTGGTTCTCTCCGGCACCGGCGGTGACGGATGCGCTGCGCGATCACCTGCCGTGGCTGATGCGGACCTCGCCTCCCACGGACTGCGAGGGGCTGGTGGTTGCGATTTCCACCGCGCGCGGTATTCCCGCAAGCTGCGTGCTGCCTGGGGCGGGTTCGTCGGATCTGATCTTCCGTGCCTTCCCTCGGTGGCTGGATTCGTG